CCCGATGGCGAGATGCGTGATCAGGGGCTTCGGAGCCTTCAGTGGTTGTGCGACGTGCAGGGCTCCGATCGCGGGCACTTTTCCTTTGTCGGCAACCAGGGATGGTTCTCACGGGGCGGCGAGAAGGCAACCTTCGATCAGCAACCGATCGAGGCCTCGCAGATGGTGCTGGCCTGTGCCGAGGCATATCGTGCGACTCGCGAGGAGAAATGGTTAGCCAAGGCCCGCCTGGCGGTCGAATGGTTCCTGGGCCGCAACGACTTGGATGCACCTTTGTACGACTTCCGTACGGGCGGCTGTTGCGACGGGCTCACGCCCGAAGGGCCCAATCACAACCAAGGGGCCGAATCGACACTGGCGTGGCTCATTGCCCTGCTGAGCTTCCTGATTCAAGTCGGCCGCCAGACGCTGGACCTCAAGCAGGATGAGGAGCCGGCGGGCTGGGCCGAGGAGCAGGCCTCGACCCGATAGACCAACGCCTGGAAAACATAAGTCCTTATAATAAATACGATTGCGAACAATCTGCGATCCTGCATTTTTTGGTAGATCTGATTTGCATCCGGTGGCCCGGTGGTGTATACTATACATACGTACAGTGTTCATGAGGTCCGTATGGACGGCAAGCCTTTGACAGTCCAGCAGCAGAACGTGCTCGATTACATCAGCGGCTTTAGCGAGCGACATGGCTATCCACCCACGCTGAGGGAGATCGGCGCGGCGCTGGGTCTGGCCAATGTCAATGCCGTGCGAGGGCATGTGGAGGCGCTGGAGAAGAAAGGCCACATCACGCGCACGCGGGACAAGGCCCGGTCGATTCAACTCGTTCACCGGCCTTCGGCGATGAGCCACGTCAAGCGCAAGCTCCACGAGGTTTTCAAGACCGACGAAGACGTGGTGCATCGGGTGGTTTACGGACTGGCATGGGTTACGTGGCACAGGTTGCCTCTGTTGGCCGGACCGCGGGCGGAATGGATGCGGCACGCCTTTGAACGCGAGGCCATCGAGCACGGATGGTCAATCATCGAATGTCAGATTGAGCCGGATCATGTCGTCCTGGTGGTCGAGACATGGCCGAATCACTCGCCGGAGAAGACCGTGCATCGTTTTCAGTCCGCAGGCAAGGCGGTCAGACGAAAGCATCCGAATGACTTCCCCAGTGAATCGCTGTGGGCGAAGGGATATGCGGCGACGACGTCGTTGGACCAACTGGAGTCCATGGTGGCGAGTCTGCTGTCAAAGCAGGGCCCGCCGCAACGGATGGAGGGTTCCTGAGTTTTCCGGGATGCGCGCGGCCCGGTCAGTGGGTTTTCCTTGATGACGTGGGCAACTGTCGCCGAGCGATGAACCGGCGGCAGGGGTCGAAGTGCGGCTCGGCGCGCGGCAGCGTGTGGGCCGAGGTGGAAGGTGCGCGCATGCACAGAGTCCAAGAGCAAAAGGAGAATGAGATGAACGGTTCGAAACACAGACGCATGGGCGGGTCGATCGCGGCCGGCTGCATGATCCTGATGATCCAGACTGCCGCCAGCGGTGCGGGGCTGCTGATTGCCGATGGCGGGCTCGGCGGCGTACTGGAAATCCGCGAGCACAACGTGCAGGTGACGATCAACAACGGTATCGCGGTGACCGAGGTGACCCAGGTATTTCGCAATACGGAGAATCG
This DNA window, taken from Phycisphaerae bacterium, encodes the following:
- a CDS encoding transposase gives rise to the protein MDGKPLTVQQQNVLDYISGFSERHGYPPTLREIGAALGLANVNAVRGHVEALEKKGHITRTRDKARSIQLVHRPSAMSHVKRKLHEVFKTDEDVVHRVVYGLAWVTWHRLPLLAGPRAEWMRHAFEREAIEHGWSIIECQIEPDHVVLVVETWPNHSPEKTVHRFQSAGKAVRRKHPNDFPSESLWAKGYAATTSLDQLESMVASLLSKQGPPQRMEGS